A single window of Anaerocolumna chitinilytica DNA harbors:
- a CDS encoding glycosyltransferase family 1 protein: MTDNKNILIISTVGLIYDGITSVIISYLQAMDLSGLKIYVAATIDSKPNLRKQIEELGCTIVDFPNRRTHTFKYAIELSMFIRRKKTDVVHVHGNSGTMAIEMIASYLGGCKIRIAHSHNTKCDQVKADKMLRPLFYRFCTKAISCGTEAGNWLFPNRNFEVLKNGRNIDYFSFNQEKQRAFRKKLSINGGIAIGHVGGFYPQKNHDFLVEIYREIRKMEPDAKLYMIGDGPLKSEIEQKAANIGVIFTGTTDLISDYLNAMDGMILPSLFEGVPLVVIEWQINGLPCLLSDKISKECALTENVEFLSLGELPENWAKKIIDMAKNNNRELSAKITRDKVITCGFDIIESAKRLKQIYIG; the protein is encoded by the coding sequence ATGACGGATAACAAAAATATTTTGATTATTAGTACAGTGGGTTTAATATATGATGGAATAACAAGCGTAATCATTTCATATTTGCAAGCGATGGATCTTTCTGGATTGAAGATATATGTCGCAGCAACAATAGACTCTAAACCAAATTTAAGAAAACAGATTGAAGAGTTAGGATGTACAATAGTCGACTTTCCTAATAGAAGAACACACACCTTTAAATATGCAATTGAGCTATCAATGTTTATAAGAAGAAAAAAAACTGATGTTGTACATGTTCATGGAAATAGTGGGACTATGGCTATAGAGATGATTGCATCATATCTAGGTGGTTGTAAAATAAGAATTGCACATTCTCATAATACTAAATGTGATCAAGTTAAAGCAGATAAAATGTTAAGACCATTATTTTACCGCTTTTGCACAAAAGCTATATCATGTGGAACAGAAGCTGGGAATTGGTTATTTCCGAATAGAAATTTCGAAGTTTTAAAAAATGGAAGAAATATAGACTATTTTTCTTTTAACCAGGAGAAGCAAAGAGCTTTTCGCAAAAAATTATCAATAAATGGGGGTATAGCCATAGGTCATGTGGGGGGATTTTATCCGCAAAAGAACCATGACTTTTTGGTTGAAATATATAGAGAGATCAGAAAAATGGAGCCAGATGCAAAACTTTATATGATTGGAGATGGTCCGTTAAAAAGTGAGATAGAACAAAAGGCAGCGAATATTGGAGTAATATTTACTGGAACAACGGATTTGATTTCAGATTATTTAAATGCAATGGATGGAATGATTCTTCCCTCCCTGTTTGAAGGAGTGCCTTTGGTTGTTATAGAATGGCAAATTAATGGCCTTCCATGTCTATTGTCAGACAAGATATCAAAAGAGTGCGCGCTGACAGAAAATGTTGAGTTTTTATCTTTGGGTGAATTACCAGAAAATTGGGCTAAAAAAATTATTGATATGGCTAAAAATAACAATAGAGAGTTGAGTGCAAAAATTACAAGAGATAAAGTAATAACTTGTGGATTTGATATAA